A region from the Gallus gallus isolate bGalGal1 chromosome 25, bGalGal1.mat.broiler.GRCg7b, whole genome shotgun sequence genome encodes:
- the POGZ gene encoding pogo transposable element with ZNF domain isoform X9 produces MADTDLFMECEEEELEPWQKISDVIEDSVVEDYNSVDKTTTAGNPLVQQGGQPLILTQNPTSGLGTMVTQPVLRPVQIMQNANHVTNSPVTSQPIFITTQGFPVRNVRPVQNTMNQVGIVLNVQQGQTVRPITLVPAPGTQFVKPAVGVPQVFSQVAQVRPVSIASFVTVKRPGVTGENSNEVAKLVNTLNTVPSLGQSPGPMVVSNSSPVHGSQRSSTSESSSSSLKVSSSPIPTFDLQDGGRKVCPRCDAQFRVTEALRGHMCYCCPEMVEFLKKRKSLDSEPNIQSAKPPSPEKTTAVASPPSSTPIPALSPPAKAPEPNEGMVDSSQSKLIMLVDDFYYGRDGGKVSQLLNFPKVPTSFRCPHCTKRLKNNIRFMNHMKHHVELDQQNGEVDVHTICQHCYRQFSTPFQLQCHLENVHSPYESTTKCKICEWAFESEPMFLQHMKDTHKPGEMPYVCQVCQYRSSLYSEVDSHFRMIHEDTRHLLCPYCLKVFKNGNAFQQHFMRHQKKSVYHCNKCRLQFLFAKDKIEHKLQHHKTFRKPKQLEGLKPGTKVTIRASRGQPRTVPISSNDMGQSAGQDTAPLSSSDPQPIFLYPPVQRSVQKRAVKKMSVLGRQTCLECSFEIPDFPNHFPTYVHCSLCRYSTCCSRAYANHMINNHVPRKSPKYLALFKNYTACGVKLCCSSCLFASSEGDMMAKHLVFNPSHEFSNIIFRGPTWISHSRHIQPQDRSMKNTCPAYSPSKAATVKTKSVLPVKDDLEPEAALAAHTRPLLCQEEECLNIDAQEDEQPMKETEPASKKEQLSVKKLRVVLFALCCSTEQAAEHFRNPQRRIKRWLRRFQAFQEENLASLSEGKYLSLEAEEKLAEWVLTQREQQLPVNEETLFQKATKLGRSLEGGFKISYEWAVRFMLRHNLSMHTRRAVAHPLPKEVEDNAGCFIEFVQRQIHTQDLPLSMIAAIDEISLFLDVEVLSSDDKKENALQTVGTGEPWCDVVLTILADGSVLPTLVFYRGHVQQPANVPESIILEAKENGYSDDEVMELWASRVWQKHTECQNSKGMLVLDCHRTHLSEEVLSLLSASSTLPAVVPAGCSSKIQPLDVCIKRTVKNFLHKKWKEQAKEMADSTCDSDILLQLVLCWLAEVLEVISDSPELVQQSFLVASVLPGPDGTANSATRNADMQEELITALEEQLKLGEEQQPQEVAEGEDQPQNEECADPEILQQLFEGESETESFYGFEDADLDLMEI; encoded by the exons atGGCGGACACGGACCTTTTTATGGAAtgtgaggaggaggagctggagccATGGCAGAAGATCAGTGATGTGATTGAAGATTCTGTGGTTGAGGATTATAACTCGGTCGATAAAACTACTACGG ccGGCAACCCTCTTGTTCAGCAAGGCGGACAGCCCCTGATCCTCACCCAGAACCCAACCTCGGGTCTGGGCACCATGGTGACCCAGCCAGTGTTAAGACCTGTGCAGATCATGCAGAATGCCAACCATGTCACAAACTCCCCGGTGACCAGCCAGCCCATCTTCATCACTACCCAG GGATTTCCCGTGCGGAACGTGCGGCCTGTGCAAAACACGATGAATCAAGTGGGAATTGTCCTGAATGTACAGCAGGGTCAGACAGTCAGACCCATCACCCTTGTCCCAG CCCCAGGTACACAGTTTGTCAAGCCAGCAGTTGGCGTTCCTCAGGTGTTCTCCCAGGTGGCCCAGGTGAGACCAG TGAGCATCGCGAGCTTTGTGACGGTAAAGAGACCCGGAGTGACTGGTGAGAACAGCAATGAGGTTGCCAAGCTGGTGAACACCCTGAATACTGTTCCCTCGTTGGGGCAGAGCCCCGGACCAATGGTGGTGTCCAACAGCAGCCCTGTGCACGGCTCCCAGAGATCCAGCACGTCGGAGTCATCATCATCGTCGTTGAAAG TCAGTTCATCTCCAATTCCCACCTTTGATTTGCAAGATGGTGGCAGGAAGGTCTGCCCACGGTGTGATGCTCAGTTCCGAGTCACCGAAGCTTTAAGAGGACATATGTGT taCTGCTGCCCTGAAATGGTTGAATtcctcaagaaaagaaaatctctcgATTCTGAACCAAATATCCAATCTGCAAAGCCTCCATCTCCAGAAAAAACCACAGCTGTTGCTTCCCCGCCCTCTTCTACTCCTATCCCTGCACTGTCCCCACCTGCTAAAGCTCCAGAGCCAAATGAAGGCATGGTTGACTCGTCCCAAAGTAAGCTCATCATGTTGGTGGATGACTTCTACTACGGCAGAGATGGTGGCAAAGTGAGCCAGCTGCTGAACTTCCCCAAGGTTCCGACTTCCTTCCGCTGTCCGCACTGCACCAAGAGGCTAAAGAACAACATACG ATTTATGAACCACATGAAGCACCACGTGGAACTGGACCAGCAGAACGGAGAGGTGGACGTGCACACCATCTGCCAGCACTGCTACAGGCAGTTCTCCACTCCGTTTCAGCTCCAGTGCCACTTAGAGAACGTCCACAGTCCCTATGAGTCAACAA caaAGTGCAAGATTTGTGAATGGGCATTTGAGAGTGAACCAATGTTCCTGCAGCACATGAAGGACACGCACAAGCCGGGGGAGATGCCCTACGTTTGCCAG GTGTGTCAGTACCGCTCGTCGCTGTACTCGGAGGTGGACAGCCACTTCCGAATGATCCACGAGGACACGCGGCACCTGCTCTGCCCCTACTGCCTGAAGGTCTTCAAGAACGGCAATGCCTTCCAGCAGCACTTCATGAGGCACCAG AAGAAGAGTGTTTATCATTGCAACAAGTGCAGACTCCAATTCCTGTTCGCCAAGGATAAAATTGAACACAAGCTGCAGCATCACAAAACGTTCCGAAAGCCCAAACAATTGGAAGGATTGAAGCCTGGAACCAAG GTGACAATCAGAGCATCCCGAGGACAGCCCCGGACAGTGCCCATCTCTTCAAACGACATGGGGCAGAGTGCTGGGCAGGACACTGCGCCGCTCTCCTCTTCTGACCCTCAGCCCATCTTCCTGTACCCACCCGTCCAGAGGAGCGTCCAGAAGAGAGCCGTCAAAAAAAT GAGCGTCCTGGGCAGGCAGACCTGCCTGGAGTGCAGCTTTGAGATCCCCGACTTCCCGAACCACTTCCCCACCTACGTCCACTGCTCGCTGTGCCGCTACAGCACGTGCTGCTCCCGAGCCTACGCCAACCACATGATCAA CAACCACGTTCCCCGGAAGAGTCCCAAATACTTGGCTTTGTTCAAGAACTACACTGCTTG TGgtgtgaagctgtgctgctcctcctgcctcttTGCGTCATCGGAGGGTGATATGATGGCCAAGCATTTGGTCTTCAACCCATCACACGAGTTCAGCAACATTATTTTCCGAG GGCCTACTTGGATATCACATTCCAG GCACATCCAGCCCCAGGACAGAAGCATGAAGAACACGTGCCCTGCCTATTCCCCCAGTAAAGCTGCTACTGTGAAAACTAAGTCTGTGTTACCCGTGAAGGACGACCTGGAGCCTGAAGCGGCACTGGCAGCCCACACCCGGCCCCTGCTTTGCCAGGAGGAAGAGTGCTTAAATATCGATGCTCAGGAAGACGAGCAGCCAATGAAGGAGACCGAACCTGCAAGCAAAAAGGAGCAGCTGTCGGTGAAAAAGCTGCGGGTGGTTCTGTTTGCGTTGTgttgcagcactgagcaggcgGCTGAGCACTTCCGGAACCCGCAGCGACGCATCAAGCGTTGGCTCCGGCGGTTCCAGGCTTTCCAAGAGGAGAACTTGGCGTCACTGTCAGAGGGCAAATACCTGAGCTTGGAGGCCGAGGAGAAGCTGGCGGAGTGGGTGCTCACCCAgcgggagcagcagctgcccgtCAACGAGGAGACGCTCTTCCAGAAGGCCACCAAGCTCGGCCGCTCCCTGGAGGGCGGCTTCAAGATCTCCTACGAATGGGCTGTTCGGTTCATGCTGCGGCACAACCTCAGCATGCACACGCGCAGGGCGGTGGCCCACCCACTCCCCAAAGAGGTGGAGGACAACGCCGGCTGCTTCATCGAGTTTGTGCAGCGGCAGATCCACACGCAGGACCTGCCCCTCTCCATGATCGCAGCCATCGATGAGATCTCCCTCTTCCTTGACGTGGAGGTGCTGAGCAGTGACGACAAGAAGGAGAACGCTCTGCAGACGGTGGGGACCGGCGAGCCCTGGTGCGACGTGGTCCTCACCATCCTTGCCGACGGGAGCGTTCTCCCCACTTTGGTCTTCTACAGAGGTCATGTCCAGCAGCCCGCCAACGTGCCTGAGTCCATCATACTGGAAGCGAAGGAGAACGGCTACAGCGATGATGAAGTCATGGAGCTGTGGGCTTCGCGAGTGTGGCAGAAGCACACCGAGTGCCAGAACAGCAAGGGCATGCTGGTGCTGGATTGCCACCGAACACACCTCTCGGAGGAGGTACTGTCCCTGCTGAGCGCTTCCAGCACTCTCCCGGCTGTCGTACCCGCTGGCTGCAGCTCCAAAATCCAACCCCTGGATGTTTGTATAAAAAGGACTGTGAAAAATTTCTTGCATAAAAAGTGGAAAGAGCAAGCCAAGGAGATGGCGGACTCCACGTGCGATTCGGACATCCTTCTCCAGCTGGTTTTGTGTTGGCTGGCAGAGGTGCTGGAGGTCATCAGTGACTCTCCCGAACTCGTGCAGCAGTCCTTCCTGGTGGCCAGTGTGCTGCCGGGGCCGGACGGCACGGCCAACTCAGCCACACGCAACGCCGACATGCAGGAGGAGCTGATCACAGcgctggaggagcagctgaagttgggtgaggagcagcagccacaggagGTGGCGGAGGGTGAGGATCAGCCCCAGAACGAGGAGTGCGCCGACCCCGAGATCCTCCAGCAGCTCTTCGAGGGGGAGAGCGAGACTGAATCGTTTTACGGCTTCGAAGACGCCGATTTGGATCTGATGGAAATCTGA
- the POGZ gene encoding pogo transposable element with ZNF domain isoform X6, whose translation MADTDLFMECEEEELEPWQKISDVIEDSVVEDYNSVDKTTTAGNPLVQQGGQPLILTQNPTSGLGTMVTQPVLRPVQIMQNANHVTNSPVTSQPIFITTQGFPVRNVRPVQNTMNQVGIVLNVQQGQTVRPITLVPAPGTQFVKPAVGVPQVFSQVAQVRPGTTMPVRPTTNTFTTVIPATLTIRSTVPQSQSQQQMSIASFVTVKRPGVTGENSNEVAKLVNTLNTVPSLGQSPGPMVVSNSSPVHGSQRSSTSESSSSSLKVSSSPIPTFDLQDGGRKVCPRCDAQFRVTEALRGHMCYCCPEMVEFLKKRKSLDSEPNIQSAKPPSPEKTTAVASPPSSTPIPALSPPAKAPEPNEGMVDSSQSKLIMLVDDFYYGRDGGKVSQLLNFPKVPTSFRCPHCTKRLKNNIRFMNHMKHHVELDQQNGEVDVHTICQHCYRQFSTPFQLQCHLENVHSPYESTTKCKICEWAFESEPMFLQHMKDTHKPGEMPYVCQVCQYRSSLYSEVDSHFRMIHEDTRHLLCPYCLKVFKNGNAFQQHFMRHQKKSVYHCNKCRLQFLFAKDKIEHKLQHHKTFRKPKQLEGLKPGTKVTIRASRGQPRTVPISSNDMGQSAGQDTAPLSSSDPQPIFLYPPVQRSVQKRAVKKMSVLGRQTCLECSFEIPDFPNHFPTYVHCSLCRYSTCCSRAYANHMINNHVPRKSPKYLALFKNYTACGVKLCCSSCLFASSEGDMMAKHLVFNPSHEFSNIIFRGPTWISHSRHIQPQDRSMKNTCPAYSPSKAATVKTKSVLPVKDDLEPEAALAAHTRPLLCQEEECLNIDAQEDEQPMKETEPASKKEQLSVKKLRVVLFALCCSTEQAAEHFRNPQRRIKRWLRRFQAFQEENLASLSEGKYLSLEAEEKLAEWVLTQREQQLPVNEETLFQKATKLGRSLEGGFKISYEWAVRFMLRHNLSMHTRRAVAHPLPKEVEDNAGCFIEFVQRQIHTQDLPLSMIAAIDEISLFLDVEVLSSDDKKENALQTVGTGEPWCDVVLTILADGSVLPTLVFYRGHVQQPANVPESIILEAKENGYSDDEVMELWASRVWQKHTECQNSKGMLVLDCHRTHLSEEVLSLLSASSTLPAVVPAGCSSKIQPLDVCIKRTVKNFLHKKWKEQAKEMADSTCDSDILLQLVLCWLAEVLEVISDSPELVQQSFLVASVLPGPDGTANSATRNADMQEELITALEEQLKLGEEQQPQEVAEGEDQPQNEECADPEILQQLFEGESETESFYGFEDADLDLMEI comes from the exons atGGCGGACACGGACCTTTTTATGGAAtgtgaggaggaggagctggagccATGGCAGAAGATCAGTGATGTGATTGAAGATTCTGTGGTTGAGGATTATAACTCGGTCGATAAAACTACTACGG ccGGCAACCCTCTTGTTCAGCAAGGCGGACAGCCCCTGATCCTCACCCAGAACCCAACCTCGGGTCTGGGCACCATGGTGACCCAGCCAGTGTTAAGACCTGTGCAGATCATGCAGAATGCCAACCATGTCACAAACTCCCCGGTGACCAGCCAGCCCATCTTCATCACTACCCAG GGATTTCCCGTGCGGAACGTGCGGCCTGTGCAAAACACGATGAATCAAGTGGGAATTGTCCTGAATGTACAGCAGGGTCAGACAGTCAGACCCATCACCCTTGTCCCAG CCCCAGGTACACAGTTTGTCAAGCCAGCAGTTGGCGTTCCTCAGGTGTTCTCCCAGGTGGCCCAGGTGAGACCAGGTACGACCATGCCGGTCCGACCCACCACCAACACTTTCACTACGGTCATTCCGGCCACGCTCACCATCAGGAGCACAGTGCCGCAGTCCCAGTCACAACAGCAAA TGAGCATCGCGAGCTTTGTGACGGTAAAGAGACCCGGAGTGACTGGTGAGAACAGCAATGAGGTTGCCAAGCTGGTGAACACCCTGAATACTGTTCCCTCGTTGGGGCAGAGCCCCGGACCAATGGTGGTGTCCAACAGCAGCCCTGTGCACGGCTCCCAGAGATCCAGCACGTCGGAGTCATCATCATCGTCGTTGAAAG TCAGTTCATCTCCAATTCCCACCTTTGATTTGCAAGATGGTGGCAGGAAGGTCTGCCCACGGTGTGATGCTCAGTTCCGAGTCACCGAAGCTTTAAGAGGACATATGTGT taCTGCTGCCCTGAAATGGTTGAATtcctcaagaaaagaaaatctctcgATTCTGAACCAAATATCCAATCTGCAAAGCCTCCATCTCCAGAAAAAACCACAGCTGTTGCTTCCCCGCCCTCTTCTACTCCTATCCCTGCACTGTCCCCACCTGCTAAAGCTCCAGAGCCAAATGAAGGCATGGTTGACTCGTCCCAAAGTAAGCTCATCATGTTGGTGGATGACTTCTACTACGGCAGAGATGGTGGCAAAGTGAGCCAGCTGCTGAACTTCCCCAAGGTTCCGACTTCCTTCCGCTGTCCGCACTGCACCAAGAGGCTAAAGAACAACATACG ATTTATGAACCACATGAAGCACCACGTGGAACTGGACCAGCAGAACGGAGAGGTGGACGTGCACACCATCTGCCAGCACTGCTACAGGCAGTTCTCCACTCCGTTTCAGCTCCAGTGCCACTTAGAGAACGTCCACAGTCCCTATGAGTCAACAA caaAGTGCAAGATTTGTGAATGGGCATTTGAGAGTGAACCAATGTTCCTGCAGCACATGAAGGACACGCACAAGCCGGGGGAGATGCCCTACGTTTGCCAG GTGTGTCAGTACCGCTCGTCGCTGTACTCGGAGGTGGACAGCCACTTCCGAATGATCCACGAGGACACGCGGCACCTGCTCTGCCCCTACTGCCTGAAGGTCTTCAAGAACGGCAATGCCTTCCAGCAGCACTTCATGAGGCACCAG AAGAAGAGTGTTTATCATTGCAACAAGTGCAGACTCCAATTCCTGTTCGCCAAGGATAAAATTGAACACAAGCTGCAGCATCACAAAACGTTCCGAAAGCCCAAACAATTGGAAGGATTGAAGCCTGGAACCAAG GTGACAATCAGAGCATCCCGAGGACAGCCCCGGACAGTGCCCATCTCTTCAAACGACATGGGGCAGAGTGCTGGGCAGGACACTGCGCCGCTCTCCTCTTCTGACCCTCAGCCCATCTTCCTGTACCCACCCGTCCAGAGGAGCGTCCAGAAGAGAGCCGTCAAAAAAAT GAGCGTCCTGGGCAGGCAGACCTGCCTGGAGTGCAGCTTTGAGATCCCCGACTTCCCGAACCACTTCCCCACCTACGTCCACTGCTCGCTGTGCCGCTACAGCACGTGCTGCTCCCGAGCCTACGCCAACCACATGATCAA CAACCACGTTCCCCGGAAGAGTCCCAAATACTTGGCTTTGTTCAAGAACTACACTGCTTG TGgtgtgaagctgtgctgctcctcctgcctcttTGCGTCATCGGAGGGTGATATGATGGCCAAGCATTTGGTCTTCAACCCATCACACGAGTTCAGCAACATTATTTTCCGAG GGCCTACTTGGATATCACATTCCAG GCACATCCAGCCCCAGGACAGAAGCATGAAGAACACGTGCCCTGCCTATTCCCCCAGTAAAGCTGCTACTGTGAAAACTAAGTCTGTGTTACCCGTGAAGGACGACCTGGAGCCTGAAGCGGCACTGGCAGCCCACACCCGGCCCCTGCTTTGCCAGGAGGAAGAGTGCTTAAATATCGATGCTCAGGAAGACGAGCAGCCAATGAAGGAGACCGAACCTGCAAGCAAAAAGGAGCAGCTGTCGGTGAAAAAGCTGCGGGTGGTTCTGTTTGCGTTGTgttgcagcactgagcaggcgGCTGAGCACTTCCGGAACCCGCAGCGACGCATCAAGCGTTGGCTCCGGCGGTTCCAGGCTTTCCAAGAGGAGAACTTGGCGTCACTGTCAGAGGGCAAATACCTGAGCTTGGAGGCCGAGGAGAAGCTGGCGGAGTGGGTGCTCACCCAgcgggagcagcagctgcccgtCAACGAGGAGACGCTCTTCCAGAAGGCCACCAAGCTCGGCCGCTCCCTGGAGGGCGGCTTCAAGATCTCCTACGAATGGGCTGTTCGGTTCATGCTGCGGCACAACCTCAGCATGCACACGCGCAGGGCGGTGGCCCACCCACTCCCCAAAGAGGTGGAGGACAACGCCGGCTGCTTCATCGAGTTTGTGCAGCGGCAGATCCACACGCAGGACCTGCCCCTCTCCATGATCGCAGCCATCGATGAGATCTCCCTCTTCCTTGACGTGGAGGTGCTGAGCAGTGACGACAAGAAGGAGAACGCTCTGCAGACGGTGGGGACCGGCGAGCCCTGGTGCGACGTGGTCCTCACCATCCTTGCCGACGGGAGCGTTCTCCCCACTTTGGTCTTCTACAGAGGTCATGTCCAGCAGCCCGCCAACGTGCCTGAGTCCATCATACTGGAAGCGAAGGAGAACGGCTACAGCGATGATGAAGTCATGGAGCTGTGGGCTTCGCGAGTGTGGCAGAAGCACACCGAGTGCCAGAACAGCAAGGGCATGCTGGTGCTGGATTGCCACCGAACACACCTCTCGGAGGAGGTACTGTCCCTGCTGAGCGCTTCCAGCACTCTCCCGGCTGTCGTACCCGCTGGCTGCAGCTCCAAAATCCAACCCCTGGATGTTTGTATAAAAAGGACTGTGAAAAATTTCTTGCATAAAAAGTGGAAAGAGCAAGCCAAGGAGATGGCGGACTCCACGTGCGATTCGGACATCCTTCTCCAGCTGGTTTTGTGTTGGCTGGCAGAGGTGCTGGAGGTCATCAGTGACTCTCCCGAACTCGTGCAGCAGTCCTTCCTGGTGGCCAGTGTGCTGCCGGGGCCGGACGGCACGGCCAACTCAGCCACACGCAACGCCGACATGCAGGAGGAGCTGATCACAGcgctggaggagcagctgaagttgggtgaggagcagcagccacaggagGTGGCGGAGGGTGAGGATCAGCCCCAGAACGAGGAGTGCGCCGACCCCGAGATCCTCCAGCAGCTCTTCGAGGGGGAGAGCGAGACTGAATCGTTTTACGGCTTCGAAGACGCCGATTTGGATCTGATGGAAATCTGA